A region of the Bacillus sp. NP247 genome:
TATGAGATAATCCAGCTTGTCTTCCTGCAATCATCCCTGCAACAAAGTTTCCGACGATTGTAAGAAGGACAGCACCTAACGTTAACCATATCGCCCCGCCTAATGAAAACGGATCGATACTTAATCCGAAACTGAAGAAGAAAATAGCTCCGAAAAAGTCTCTAAATGGAACAACGAGATGTTCAATTCTGTCACTATGCTCTGTCTCAGAGAAAACTAATCCTAAAAGAAGTGCTCCAATTGCTTCGGCAACGTGAATTGTTTCCGAGAAACCTGCAATAAAGAATAACGAAGCAAATACTACAATAATGAAAATTTCATCTGAACTAATATTGAGCAATCTATTTAATAACGGCGTAGCCTTTCTAGCCACAATAAAGAATAGAAGCATGTATCCTAAAGCAATTCCAATTGAAGTAAGGGCACCTAAGAAGGAAGCATGATCCCCAAGTACTAAGCCTGAAACTACTGATAAATATACAGCAAGGAATATATCTTCAAACATAATAATTCCTAATATTAATTCGGTCTCATTATTACCAGTTCTTCTTAAATCCACTAACACTTTAGCAACGATGGCACTAGAAGAAATCGTAATAATACCCGCAATAATTAAGATTTCAAGTAAAGGGAAGCCCATTATAAATCCGTATAATAATCCAAGTGAAAAGTTAATTAAAATATAAATCGTTCCGCCAATCGCAATAGAACGTCCAGATTTAATTAGTTTTTTCATCGAAAACTCCAGGCCTAGATAGAACAGAAGGAAGAGAACTCCAATCCTTCCAAGGAAGGAAATTACACTTGCACTTTCAATAAATTTGAGATCGATAACACCTATTGTCGGCGCATGCGGTCCTACTAACATGCCAAGAACAATTAGAAAAGGTATTACTGAGAATTTAAACTTTCCAGCGATTACTGCCGCAATTGCTACTAAAACTAAAGCTGTACCAACTTCAAAAATTAAAGTATCCATCTAGTCAGTCCCCCTATTCGAAAGTAACTCATTAATAATTTTTTTAATTTCTTCTCTCTCACCCGAAACTACAAGCATATCGCCTTCTTCAATTACTGTTTCTGGTCCTGGATTAAATAGCTTTTTCATATTCTTTTTCATAACTGCAATGATCGTTACGCTATATGTTTTTCTTATTTCAAGATCACCAATTGTTTTTCCAATTACTGGCGCTGCATTCTCCACTTTGAACCACTCAATTGCTAAACCTTCAAAGACCATCTCAACATTTTCTAATGCCCGAGGTTTATATACCATCCCACCTAATATTGCTGCAATTTGTCTTGCCTCTGAGTCACGTAATGAAATACTTGAGATGCTTTCTTCATGGTCTGAATCAAAATGATACATTTCTCTACGCCCATCATCATGAATGACAATCACCATCTTTTCGTTACCTTTCGTAACGATTTGAAATTTGTAACCAATACCCGGAAGTTCACTTTCTCTAATATTCATATTTAGCTCCTCCACAACGATTTTTATTTGAATTTTCTGTTTTTCCGTCTTTTATTCATCAAATCAATTTTAGAAATTCTAACCATTCAGGATACCTGTGATTTGGAAATCTTTTATTGTAATAATAAGTGGCTCCTAAAAAGATACTTAAAGATGTAATGATAAAAAATAAATTACTTCTCATTTTCAAACTCTTAAGGCTTACTTTCAATAAAGATTCTTCTTTCAAATTATCCCCTCTTTTTCGCTTTAAATTTAGTTTTTTAAAATGTAAATAATTCTAAAAATATTACGATGTAACTTAACCATAACATAAAGTACAATTAAGTAACATGTTTTTTTAGAAAATTTGATTCTGATATATTTTTTGCATATACTTTTCTTATTATGAAAAAAAGGAAGTGTATTATATGGTTGATATCTTTAGCAGATCCCTTGAGGTAACGAATAATATTCTGTGGTCATATATTCTTATTGCAATGTTAATCGGCTTCGGTCTTTATTTCTCTTTTAAAATGAAATTTGTCCAAATTACTCATTTCCGTGAGATGGTCAGTTTAATTAGTAAAGGATTCAATCGAAAAGAAAAGAAAAAAGATAGCATCTCTCCATTCCAAGCATTTTGCTTAAGTGCGGCAGCCCGCATTGGTATCGGGAACTTAGCTGGTGTAGCATTAGCAATTTCTATGGGTGGACCTGGCGCAGTATTTTGGATGTGGTTTATCGCGATTCTCGGAGCAGCTACTAGTTTTGTAGAATGTACGCTTGCACAAATTTATAAAGTAAAAGATGGAAGCAGATTCCGTGGGGGCCCAGCATATTACATGGAAAAAGGATTAAATAAACGCTGGATGGGTATCTGGTTTTCACTTCTAATTACAGTTGCATACGGATTAATCTTCAACTCAGTACAAGCAAATACAGTAACTATAGCGTTTGAAAATGCTTTTGGACTAGAACGAACTATCGTAGGAGCTGTTTTAGCTTTATTAGTTGCGGTAATTATTTTTGGTGGTATTAAAAGCATTTCACGTATTACAGAAATGATTGTTCCTCCAATGGCAATCATTTATATCGGAGTAGCTGTTTTTGTCGTTATTAACAACTTCAATATGTTACCAAGCATTTTTACAGAAATATTTAACAGTGCATTCGGTTTAGACCAAGCCCTCGCTGGTGGTATTGGAGCAGCAATCAAGTTCGGAATTCAGCGCGGTTTATTCGCAACAGAAGCTGGTATGGGTAGCTCTCCTAATGCAGCAGCAACATCAGATGTATCTCACCCTGTAAAACAAGGACTTGTTCAAGCATTAGGTGTTTTCGTAGATACATTCTTAGTATGTACATCAACAGCGTTTATCGTATTATGTTCTGGACTTTACAAAGGATCGAATTTAGAAGGTATTGAATTAACACAACAAGCATTAAGTTCACAAATTGGACCGTGGGCAAGCACTTTCTTAGCGATTATTATTTTCCTATTCGCTTTCAGTTCTTTACTAGGAAACTACTATTATGGTGAAACAAATATCGCATTCATTAAAGAAAGCAAAACATGGTTACTGATTTATCGTGTTGCAGTTGTCGGAATGGTGTTCTTCGGATCTATCGCTGCACTTCAAACGGTTTGGAGTTTAGCTGATTTCTTTATGGGACTAATGGTATTTACAAACTTAATTGCCATCTCATTCCTTAGCAAGTTCGCCTATGCGGCATTAGTAGACTATATAAAGCAAAAGAAACAAGGAAAAGATCCTGTTTTCATTGCAAGTTCTATCCCTGGCTTAAAGAATACAGAATGTTGGGATGGACAGGATGTAGAAGAAAAGAGACAAGCTGTGTAATAACTAAAAGCAGAAGCGGCTCGTTCAGAACAAGAGGGTGTTGGAACTCCTGATTCCGAGGCGCTTTTTGCCTCGAATGAAGGCGTGAAACAACCGACTGTTCTAGCCGCTGGAGCTAGATATCAACAAAAATCCCTATTACTTCACAGTAATAGGGATTTTTGTTTACAACAGTTCATAATTTGTTCAAATTAATTCCAGCAAAAGGGTTGATTTATACAAATTACTAGATTATAATAATTATAAATTAGTAATTGATATAACATAACAACTCAAAAGGAGATTGATCATAATGAACAAACAAGTAATCGAAGCATTAAACAAACAAGTAGCAAACTGGAGCGTTTTATTTACAAAACTACACAACTTCCATTGGTACGTAAAAGGACCTCAATTCTTCACATTACACGAGAAATTCGAAGAACTTTACACAGAATCAGCTACTCACATCGATGAAATTGCAGAACGCATCTTAGCAATTGGCGGTAAACCAGTAGCAACAATGAAAGAGTACTTAGAACTATCTTCTATTCAAGAAGCAGCTTACGGAGAAACTGCAGAAGGAATGGTCGAATCAATTATGAAAGACTACGAAATGATGCTAAGTGAACTGAAAAAAGGCATGGAAATCGCTCAAGACTCTGACGATGAAATGACATCTGACCTACTACTAGGCATCTACACAGAACTAGAAAAACACGCTTGGATGCTACGTGCGTTCTTGAATCAATAATATATTTTAAAGCGAAAGCGGCTCGTTCAGAACAGGAGGGTGTTGGAACTCCTGATTACGAGGCGCTTTTTGCCTCGAATGAAGGAGTGAAACAACCGACTGTTCTAGCCGCTGGAGCTGGATATTATGTAAAAGCGAAAGCGGCTCGCTCAGAACAGGAGGGCATTGGAGCTCCTGACGAAGAGGCGCTTTTTGCCTCGAATGAAGGAGTGAAACAACCGACTGTTCTAGCCGCTGGAGCTGGATATTATGTAAAAGCGGAAGCGGCTCGTTCAGAGTCGCTTTTTTCTATGAGGTTGCCACACATGAAAGTACATGAAATTATATCAGCAATTTTTCAATTATATCGACCGCAACTCGAATTATATCGGCGATTTTTTCATTATATCGACTTACCGACAAAACACGACAATATTAGCGCGCCCTTTCCCTACTTTTATCAATATATTACAATCTCTTTTATGTTAAAATATAGGAAACACCCTTTAGTAATTAGATCCAAAAAAGCTTTTCCAAGTTCATCATTTACGACTTAAATGACGGGAGTGGTTCAGTTGAAAGACTACTTAATTAGAGCATTTTTTGCGTTAATAACAGTTGGGATTCTCTTACTCATAGCTAATATTTTCAACATACGTGTCGAGGTTAAAGACTATGCTTTCCTCGTTGTTGTAGCAATTGGTGGCGGCTGGGGTGGCTGGTACCTGTATAAAAAACAAAGTAATCAAAGTGATAAAGGCATTCCAAAGTAATATGGAATGCCTTCTTTTATTTCCGTCTATAATAAATAATAAAATTCAAACCACTGATACAATCAATTGCTATAAACAAACAAAACGATTGTGGATCTCCACCTAGACTATACTCATCAACGATAAATCCAGACATAAACAATGTTATCGCTGAAACACCGACACACATTATCGAAATAAACCAAAGCGAAAATTCATTAATCAGCTCTTTCTTCTGTCTTAAAACGATTAGCATAACAAGAATAGACGTTGCTAAAATACTTTTAAAAACAGGACGTAAATACACAAACTCCTCCATCTATTTCTCCTTTTTGAAAACATTATATTTTAACATTAATATATTTGACTATATTAAAAACACATGCCTTTTTACGAAAAAAAAGACATGTGTTTCTATAAATCGCTATAAAAATGTACTATGATAATTGCTTCCACTTCGTCCCCAAGACAGGACGCTCGTAATTTTGGATTTCATGAATTAGTTTATCTGCCGTCTCAGCGGAAACGATTAACTCTTTATTCGATGGATTCATAAAGCCTTCTTCTGCTGCCCGTTCAACCATTTGTAAAATTGGTCCGTAAAAGTCTTTTATGTTCAATAAACCAACCGGCTTATTATGTATACCAATTTGTGACCAACATACAACTTCAAATAGCTCTTCAAACGTTCCATATCCGCCTGGTAATGCAATGAAAGCATCCGCAAGCTCTGCCATTTTCGCCTTGCGCTCATGCATTGTTTCTACTTCAATTAATTCTGTTAATCCTGTATGTACGATTTCTCCTCGAAATAGACCGCGCGGCATAACACCTGTTACACGTCCACCTAAACGAAGAACTTCGTTTGCTACTTCTCCCATTAATCCAACGCATGAACCACCGTATACGAGCTCATAGTCGTTCTCAACAAACATTTTGCCTAATTCCATTGCCTGCTCTTTAAATTCTGGTCTCTCCCCTAAATTGGAACCTGCAAACACACAAATCTTTCTCATTCCTACACCCCGAAACTATATATTGTTATGATACAATTGACATTGTACAGCATATTGAAGGGATGAGGAAGAAATGGATATCGTTGCATTTCAAAGATGGGTTGAGGAATTTTACGAAAAACGAAGCTGGTCACAGTATAATGCCTTTATTCGCTTAAATTTCTTAACTGAAGAAGTTGGGGAAGTTTCACGAGTTGTTCGCGCTATTGAAATCGGCCGCGATCGTCCTGATGAAGATGCGAAAACAGAAGAAGAGCTAAAACAAGAACTAAAAGAAGAACTTGGTGATGTACTATCTAATCTTATTATTCTTTCGCAAAAATATGATTTAGATTTGCAGGACATTATGGAAGCACACGTCACAAAGCTTTCGAAAAGGTTTGAAACATCTAAATGAGAATGTTATCAATTATGATATAATATTATTGTCACAATAATAAGGGGGATTTTATGTTATCTAAAAAATTGCACGACGCATTAAATGAACAAATGAACTTTGAATTTTACTCTGCCCACGCTTATATGGCAATGGCTGCTTACTGTACAGCTGAGAGCTATGATGGATTCGCTAACTTTTTCCTTGTACAAGCTGAAGAAGAACGTTTCCACGCAATGAAGCTTTACAACTATATTAATGACCGCGGCGAGCGCGCTATTATTACTGGATTTGATAATCCTAATAACGAATACGAATCTGTATTAAATGCTTTTGAAGTCGCACTTGAACACGAGCGTGAAGTAACGAAACGTATTTATCACTTATCTGATATCGCTTGGGATGAGCGTGAGCACGCAACAATTACATTCTTAAAATGGTTCGTTGATGAGCAAGTAGAAGAAGAAGCTTCATTCGATAGCATCATTCAAAAATTAAAACGTATTACAAGCGATTCAAACGCACTATTTATGCTAGATGCTGAATTAGAGAAACGTACATTTACGCCTCCAGCTGAGTAATATTTTTATCACCTTAATGAATGTATTAAGGTGATTTTTTAATTTGTTCTTCTCTAAGCTGAATAAGCTTAGCCAAATCCTGCTTATAAATCCCTGAAACCTTTTCAACAAAATCACTCTCAGTAAAAGTACCATCTCCCTCTTCCACTATGTTCAAGTACCCATGTATAAATTTCAAAAATGCTCTAGCATCTTCTCCGGTTAACTTATCAATATTCTCAATAACCTCATCAAGCTCTTTTAAGTTGTCTCGCTCTTTCATCATAATTCCACCCACTGCCTTATTATATTTATCATACCAAAATAAAAAAGTCGTTCATCCTCTAGGCGAGAGATAAACGACTTCTTTGTTATTTATTAAAGCATAACCCCAACGATAATTGCTGATAATATACTTACTAACGTTGCACCGTATACAAGTTTTAGTCCGAATGATGATACAACATTTGCTTGTTTGCCATCGATACTCTTCGTTGCACCTGCGATAATTCCGATAGATGAGAAGTTCGCAAATGATACAAGGAAGATTGATAAAATACCTACTGTACGGGCTGATAACTCACCAGCTACTTTTCCTAGATCAAGCATCGCAACAAATTCGTTCGTTACTAATTTCGTTGCCATAATTTGTCCTGCTGTTAGCATCTCTGATGTTGGAATACCCATTACAAATGCTAATGGTGAGAAGATATATCCTAAAATGCTTTGGAATGTGATTCCGAAAATAGAATCGAACACACCGTTAATTGCTGTAATTAATGCCACGAAACCAATTAACATTGCCGCTACTGTTACAGCGATAGAGAAACCTAGCATAATATATTCGCCTAACATTTCAAAGAATGTTTGTTTCTTATCTTCTTGTAATTC
Encoded here:
- a CDS encoding MazG nucleotide pyrophosphohydrolase domain-containing protein, which translates into the protein MDIVAFQRWVEEFYEKRSWSQYNAFIRLNFLTEEVGEVSRVVRAIEIGRDRPDEDAKTEEELKQELKEELGDVLSNLIILSQKYDLDLQDIMEAHVTKLSKRFETSK
- a CDS encoding TIGR00730 family Rossman fold protein → MFAGSNLGERPEFKEQAMELGKMFVENDYELVYGGSCVGLMGEVANEVLRLGGRVTGVMPRGLFRGEIVHTGLTELIEVETMHERKAKMAELADAFIALPGGYGTFEELFEVVCWSQIGIHNKPVGLLNIKDFYGPILQMVERAAEEGFMNPSNKELIVSAETADKLIHEIQNYERPVLGTKWKQLS
- a CDS encoding cation:proton antiporter regulatory subunit, whose product is MNIRESELPGIGYKFQIVTKGNEKMVIVIHDDGRREMYHFDSDHEESISSISLRDSEARQIAAILGGMVYKPRALENVEMVFEGLAIEWFKVENAAPVIGKTIGDLEIRKTYSVTIIAVMKKNMKKLFNPGPETVIEEGDMLVVSGEREEIKKIINELLSNRGTD
- a CDS encoding sodium:alanine symporter family protein — its product is MVDIFSRSLEVTNNILWSYILIAMLIGFGLYFSFKMKFVQITHFREMVSLISKGFNRKEKKKDSISPFQAFCLSAAARIGIGNLAGVALAISMGGPGAVFWMWFIAILGAATSFVECTLAQIYKVKDGSRFRGGPAYYMEKGLNKRWMGIWFSLLITVAYGLIFNSVQANTVTIAFENAFGLERTIVGAVLALLVAVIIFGGIKSISRITEMIVPPMAIIYIGVAVFVVINNFNMLPSIFTEIFNSAFGLDQALAGGIGAAIKFGIQRGLFATEAGMGSSPNAAATSDVSHPVKQGLVQALGVFVDTFLVCTSTAFIVLCSGLYKGSNLEGIELTQQALSSQIGPWASTFLAIIIFLFAFSSLLGNYYYGETNIAFIKESKTWLLIYRVAVVGMVFFGSIAALQTVWSLADFFMGLMVFTNLIAISFLSKFAYAALVDYIKQKKQGKDPVFIASSIPGLKNTECWDGQDVEEKRQAV
- a CDS encoding Dps family protein; translated protein: MNKQVIEALNKQVANWSVLFTKLHNFHWYVKGPQFFTLHEKFEELYTESATHIDEIAERILAIGGKPVATMKEYLELSSIQEAAYGETAEGMVESIMKDYEMMLSELKKGMEIAQDSDDEMTSDLLLGIYTELEKHAWMLRAFLNQ
- a CDS encoding ferritin, producing the protein MLSKKLHDALNEQMNFEFYSAHAYMAMAAYCTAESYDGFANFFLVQAEEERFHAMKLYNYINDRGERAIITGFDNPNNEYESVLNAFEVALEHEREVTKRIYHLSDIAWDEREHATITFLKWFVDEQVEEEASFDSIIQKLKRITSDSNALFMLDAELEKRTFTPPAE
- a CDS encoding cation:proton antiporter, with product MDTLIFEVGTALVLVAIAAVIAGKFKFSVIPFLIVLGMLVGPHAPTIGVIDLKFIESASVISFLGRIGVLFLLFYLGLEFSMKKLIKSGRSIAIGGTIYILINFSLGLLYGFIMGFPLLEILIIAGIITISSSAIVAKVLVDLRRTGNNETELILGIIMFEDIFLAVYLSVVSGLVLGDHASFLGALTSIGIALGYMLLFFIVARKATPLLNRLLNISSDEIFIIVVFASLFFIAGFSETIHVAEAIGALLLGLVFSETEHSDRIEHLVVPFRDFFGAIFFFSFGLSIDPFSLGGAIWLTLGAVLLTIVGNFVAGMIAGRQAGLSHKASTNIGLTIVSRGEFSIIMANIGIAGGLMSVLKPFSALYVLILSILGPLLTKESKNVYKLLNKIFKWDTKAN